The following are encoded in a window of Shewanella psychrotolerans genomic DNA:
- the gloB gene encoding hydroxyacylglutathione hydrolase yields MISVSPIAAFNDNYIWLISDTSNKQHYVVDPGDSEVVIAYLKQHQIELSGILITHHHYDHTGGISGLQAHADHKLHVYGPDDENIQGITHSISAQMESITLPLLPTPIRIFHLPGHTLGHIAYQIESHLFCGDTLFSAGCGRLFEGTPKQMLHSLNSLSELEDDTLVYPAHEYTLANLKFALHIEPNNKTLQQYQQKARLLRAEELPTLPTTLALEKAINPFLRANSAEIQQNLSTHFQQPISDEQTSFTLLRQWKDNFK; encoded by the coding sequence ATGATATCTGTCTCACCCATAGCGGCGTTTAACGACAACTATATTTGGCTTATCAGCGATACGAGTAATAAACAGCACTATGTCGTCGATCCTGGCGATAGTGAAGTCGTCATTGCCTATCTCAAGCAACATCAAATTGAACTTAGCGGCATATTGATCACCCATCATCATTATGACCATACAGGTGGGATCTCTGGGCTACAAGCTCACGCAGATCATAAACTTCATGTGTATGGTCCCGATGATGAAAATATACAAGGGATCACCCACAGCATTTCGGCTCAAATGGAGAGTATCACACTGCCTCTATTGCCAACGCCTATCAGAATATTCCACCTCCCAGGGCACACCTTAGGTCACATTGCCTACCAAATAGAGAGCCATCTTTTTTGTGGCGATACATTATTCAGCGCAGGATGTGGACGACTGTTTGAAGGCACGCCAAAGCAGATGCTGCACTCCTTAAATAGTTTAAGTGAGCTAGAAGATGACACCCTAGTGTATCCCGCCCATGAGTACACATTAGCCAATCTTAAATTTGCACTCCACATCGAGCCGAATAACAAAACATTGCAACAATACCAGCAAAAGGCGAGGCTATTAAGGGCAGAAGAATTGCCAACATTGCCAACAACGCTGGCGCTAGAAAAGGCCATAAACCCCTTCTTGAGAGCAAACAGCGCAGAGATACAGCAAAACTTATCGACCCATTTTCAACAACCTATTAGCGATGAACAAACCAGTTTCACGCTTCTGAGGCAATGGAAGGACAATTTCAAATAA
- a CDS encoding methyl-accepting chemotaxis protein encodes MTAINNLFRRIRISSRLLLMLGLAVIATILMFMFALLSIEGLLLQDKQDKLTSLADTGERVIAQYYEQAKRGVMSEADAKAAAIAALDGLRYSGNEYFWTINRDGVLVQHAFAKKLVGTNVLGMKDPNGVKLFELMVTGTKSSEYALIKYMWNKPNATKPSPKMSVVKRFEPWGWIVGTGIYVDDINDEKMAFTGEYLLIAVLVWLPVIFLLVIISRSISIPMQQTISAFENIARGEGDLTLRLNESGKDELSIVASSFNAFVTKIQSLILSASTSVSHSGELAEGLAVISAEASTITNNMQSETESVAAAINEMSMVASEVASNAQLAAESAGNADSEADRTAQVVDIAVSKISALSGELEKTSQVAQGLQVSSSKIGQILDVIVGIAEQTNLLALNAAIEAARAGEAGRGFAVVADEVRTLASRTQDSIQEVNSIIDVIREAIENVNSSVLTAKKQSLETVEETTQVVDALGVIKASIRQISDMNIQIATATEQQSAVIAELNMNVTRINDISLENQHKSEQIGSASGEIKTGSSDLETLISSFKV; translated from the coding sequence ATGACCGCAATAAATAACCTATTTCGTAGGATCAGAATTTCAAGTCGTTTGCTGTTAATGCTTGGTTTAGCAGTGATCGCGACCATCTTGATGTTTATGTTTGCGCTACTAAGTATCGAAGGCCTGCTGCTTCAAGACAAACAGGATAAGTTGACGTCACTTGCTGATACGGGGGAGAGAGTGATTGCCCAGTATTATGAGCAAGCTAAGCGCGGTGTAATGAGTGAGGCCGATGCAAAGGCCGCCGCAATCGCAGCATTAGATGGGTTACGTTATTCAGGTAATGAGTATTTTTGGACCATTAACCGAGATGGTGTGTTGGTGCAACACGCTTTTGCTAAAAAATTGGTCGGTACGAATGTGTTAGGCATGAAAGATCCAAATGGCGTCAAGCTATTTGAGTTAATGGTGACAGGGACGAAAAGCAGCGAATACGCCCTGATTAAATATATGTGGAATAAACCCAATGCGACCAAACCTAGCCCGAAAATGAGTGTGGTTAAGCGTTTCGAACCATGGGGGTGGATTGTGGGGACTGGCATTTACGTCGATGATATTAATGATGAAAAAATGGCTTTTACGGGGGAGTACCTTTTAATCGCAGTACTTGTTTGGTTACCGGTTATCTTTTTACTGGTGATTATCTCTCGTAGTATTTCTATTCCAATGCAACAAACCATTTCGGCATTTGAAAATATTGCTCGTGGTGAAGGTGATTTAACCTTGAGACTAAACGAGTCAGGCAAGGATGAATTGAGTATCGTTGCCAGTAGCTTTAATGCCTTTGTTACAAAGATACAATCTTTAATTCTGTCGGCCTCAACCTCTGTGAGTCATAGCGGTGAACTCGCCGAGGGACTGGCAGTTATTTCTGCTGAGGCATCTACAATCACCAATAATATGCAAAGCGAAACAGAAAGTGTTGCTGCTGCTATAAATGAGATGTCGATGGTGGCTTCCGAAGTGGCTTCTAATGCTCAGCTTGCGGCCGAGAGCGCGGGTAACGCTGATAGTGAAGCGGATCGGACCGCTCAGGTTGTCGATATCGCAGTGTCAAAAATTTCAGCGCTCTCTGGAGAACTAGAGAAAACGTCCCAAGTTGCTCAAGGTTTGCAGGTGAGTTCAAGCAAAATAGGTCAGATCTTAGATGTGATCGTTGGAATTGCAGAGCAAACAAATCTTCTCGCGCTTAATGCGGCTATTGAGGCGGCAAGGGCGGGAGAAGCTGGGCGTGGTTTTGCCGTCGTTGCAGATGAAGTGCGAACTCTTGCTAGTCGTACTCAAGATTCAATTCAAGAAGTTAACAGCATTATCGATGTGATAAGAGAGGCAATAGAAAACGTTAACAGCTCAGTGTTAACCGCTAAAAAACAATCATTAGAAACAGTAGAAGAAACGACTCAAGTCGTCGATGCGCTTGGTGTAATTAAGGCATCGATTAGACAGATATCAGATATGAATATTCAAATAGCGACCGCAACAGAGCAGCAGAGTGCGGTAATAGCCGAGCTAAATATGAATGTAACGCGTATTAATGATATCTCTCTAGAAAATCAACATAAGAGTGAGCAAATCGGCAGTGCCAGCGGTGAAATTAAAACAGGTTCGTCAGATTTAGAGACATTAATATCATCTTTTAAAGTATAA
- a CDS encoding putative 4-hydroxy-4-methyl-2-oxoglutarate aldolase, with protein sequence MLDLLPDLFDLYPSELSLLGHNYRQYGNQTIFWGEVVTVKCFEDNSMVKELLGQPGDGKVLVVDGGGSSRRALLGDMIAQSAVDNRWSGIVINGYVRDVAALRSMPIGIQALGANPIKTDKRNIGDVNVPIEIDRVIIKPGMSLYADDNGIAISESKLDFSSLC encoded by the coding sequence ATGCTTGATTTACTCCCGGATCTGTTTGATCTTTATCCATCAGAGTTATCACTATTAGGTCATAATTATCGTCAATACGGTAACCAAACCATATTTTGGGGAGAAGTGGTAACGGTTAAATGTTTTGAAGATAACTCTATGGTAAAGGAGCTACTCGGTCAGCCTGGTGATGGCAAAGTGTTAGTCGTTGATGGTGGCGGATCTTCACGTCGTGCACTACTTGGAGACATGATAGCACAAAGTGCGGTCGATAATCGTTGGAGCGGAATTGTGATTAATGGTTATGTTAGAGATGTTGCAGCGTTAAGATCTATGCCTATTGGTATACAAGCATTAGGGGCGAACCCAATTAAGACCGATAAACGTAACATTGGTGATGTGAATGTACCAATAGAGATTGACCGCGTTATAATTAAACCTGGCATGAGCTTATATGCCGATGATAATGGTATTGCGATATCAGAATCAAAATTAGATTTTTCAAGCCTGTGCTAG
- a CDS encoding LysM peptidoglycan-binding domain-containing protein, translating into MRFSFVLMAGGLSLLVGCQSLNQQTTITPATTVEPPIIVEPITPQTEMPQPIVVTDVWQRIRLGLSFPVPDQKLINQYRDWYLKHPQHLAQVSERAQPFMYLIVEEIEKRGLPIELALLPIVESAFDPFAYSHGAASGLWQFTSPMAKHFGLQMNWWYDGRRDVPAATTAALDMMEYLYQKTHQNWLYAIAAYNTGEGRVLNAVKRNEKVGKATYFWALDLPRETERYVPQLLALADVIQHAEEYGIELFPIKNQPQLRVVNIGSQIDLALAAEMAGMKLTELHALNPGFNQWATAPEGPHTLVLPIDKADAFEAILISSNEEDRLKWKRYKIKSGDSLGIIAKRFHTTTSALRAVNDIKNNTIIAGRHLLIPISAKDPSKYLLSADQRLHKRQANGKGRKVQYVVQSGDSFWKIAKQHKVTVANLAKWNGMAPRDPLKLGQKLVIWQKSDSNSVTRTVNYTVRNGDSLAKIASKFKVSVSQLVQWNGLSKQKYLQPGQKLTLYVDVIKARV; encoded by the coding sequence ATGCGCTTTTCATTTGTCCTGATGGCTGGAGGCCTCTCCCTGCTTGTCGGCTGCCAATCATTAAACCAGCAAACGACAATCACGCCAGCAACAACTGTTGAACCGCCTATTATCGTTGAACCTATTACGCCGCAAACGGAAATGCCGCAACCTATCGTGGTGACCGATGTATGGCAAAGAATTCGTTTGGGTTTATCATTTCCAGTGCCAGATCAAAAATTGATCAATCAATATCGAGATTGGTACCTTAAACATCCACAGCACTTAGCTCAGGTATCTGAGCGTGCTCAACCTTTTATGTACCTTATCGTCGAGGAGATCGAAAAACGCGGTCTCCCTATTGAATTGGCATTACTGCCTATCGTAGAAAGTGCATTTGATCCCTTTGCCTACTCTCATGGAGCGGCATCTGGCTTATGGCAATTTACCTCTCCAATGGCGAAGCATTTTGGCTTGCAAATGAACTGGTGGTATGACGGTCGGCGAGATGTTCCTGCGGCCACGACAGCGGCGCTCGATATGATGGAATATCTTTATCAAAAAACCCACCAAAACTGGTTATACGCTATTGCAGCCTATAACACGGGCGAAGGTCGAGTATTAAATGCAGTTAAACGTAACGAAAAAGTGGGAAAAGCGACCTATTTTTGGGCACTCGATCTACCGAGGGAAACCGAACGTTATGTACCACAACTATTGGCGTTAGCCGATGTGATCCAGCATGCCGAAGAATATGGTATCGAACTATTTCCGATTAAAAATCAGCCACAACTTAGAGTGGTGAACATTGGCAGTCAGATAGATCTGGCATTGGCAGCAGAGATGGCCGGCATGAAACTCACAGAGCTTCATGCACTTAATCCTGGTTTTAATCAGTGGGCTACGGCACCTGAAGGGCCACATACGCTGGTTTTGCCTATCGATAAAGCAGACGCTTTTGAGGCCATCTTAATCAGCAGTAACGAAGAAGATCGCCTCAAATGGAAACGCTATAAGATCAAGTCGGGTGACAGCCTAGGTATTATCGCCAAACGCTTTCACACGACAACTTCAGCACTTCGTGCCGTTAACGATATAAAAAATAACACCATTATCGCTGGCAGGCACCTTTTGATCCCCATTTCGGCAAAAGATCCTTCTAAGTATCTGCTCTCGGCAGATCAGCGTTTACATAAACGACAAGCCAATGGCAAGGGACGAAAAGTACAATATGTTGTCCAAAGCGGCGATTCATTTTGGAAGATTGCAAAGCAGCATAAAGTCACTGTCGCTAACCTAGCTAAATGGAATGGTATGGCGCCAAGAGATCCATTAAAACTGGGACAAAAATTAGTTATTTGGCAAAAAAGTGATAGCAACTCAGTGACCAGAACCGTTAATTATACGGTTCGAAACGGTGATTCATTAGCTAAAATTGCTAGTAAATTTAAAGTCAGCGTTAGTCAGTTAGTGCAATGGAATGGTTTATCTAAACAAAAATACCTGCAGCCAGGACAGAAGCTGACACTGTATGTTGATGTGATCAAAGCACGAGTCTAA
- a CDS encoding diguanylate cyclase domain-containing protein, producing the protein MMITTRLKSLLILSLLLTATIFVAFMSLKSIQQQSLTTSHYIIELEESIDVLRSRLWILQEFQDQDALNQTQIALFSLQKKLAANNSFSPNAKLLMLNLRRITNNLNALLSLAKENVSAPSDHGITSKNGMLTVRFNISIQAMSEDLTKLQRLELKHSADKQANILMWVIIILTVGSLILLLITLSTLKTFNQSLHRLTAGIMRLSQGDLHSKIAINATNELAIVAHQFNTMTNRLMETTIKKDSLQQEVERQTKQLQIQTEKLKYVAEHDDLTGLYSRSAFERQIDTALARCQRTNTHAAMLFIDLDKFKEVNDSFGHDIGDRVLITIANRLQNAIRSSDICGRLGGDEFVVWLEPISDMLEVNIVIEKIIQHLSPVINYQDINIELNVSIGVALRPNDDISRQALLKIADENMYMAKKVPGHSYQFSQRSTTALNNLNLG; encoded by the coding sequence ATGATGATCACAACTCGATTAAAATCTCTATTGATCCTTAGTTTGTTGCTAACGGCAACGATTTTCGTGGCGTTTATGAGTCTAAAATCAATACAGCAGCAAAGCCTAACAACGTCACATTATATAATCGAGTTGGAAGAATCCATTGATGTACTGCGCAGTAGGCTTTGGATACTCCAAGAGTTTCAAGACCAAGATGCCCTCAATCAAACTCAAATAGCCCTTTTTTCGTTGCAAAAAAAACTGGCCGCTAATAACTCATTTTCTCCCAATGCCAAGTTACTCATGCTCAACTTACGCAGGATAACCAACAACCTCAATGCCCTACTATCACTGGCGAAGGAGAATGTGTCGGCACCCTCGGATCATGGCATTACATCAAAAAACGGCATGCTAACGGTGCGTTTTAATATCTCGATACAAGCCATGAGCGAAGATTTAACTAAACTACAAAGGCTAGAGTTAAAACACTCGGCGGACAAGCAAGCAAATATTTTAATGTGGGTCATTATAATATTGACGGTAGGCTCACTTATTTTACTGCTTATTACGCTATCAACGCTTAAAACATTTAACCAGAGCTTACATCGGCTTACCGCTGGCATCATGCGCTTATCCCAAGGAGACCTGCACAGTAAAATCGCGATTAATGCGACAAATGAACTTGCTATCGTTGCCCATCAGTTCAATACCATGACCAATCGTTTGATGGAAACCACGATTAAGAAAGACTCTTTACAACAAGAGGTTGAGAGACAAACAAAACAACTGCAGATACAAACCGAAAAGCTCAAATATGTTGCCGAACATGATGACTTAACAGGACTCTATTCGCGAAGTGCATTTGAAAGACAAATTGATACCGCGTTAGCCCGTTGTCAACGTACAAATACCCACGCCGCAATGTTATTTATCGACTTAGATAAATTTAAAGAGGTAAACGACAGCTTTGGCCATGACATAGGCGACCGTGTTTTGATCACCATTGCAAATCGCCTACAAAACGCCATTAGAAGCTCTGATATCTGCGGCCGACTCGGTGGTGATGAATTTGTCGTTTGGTTAGAGCCGATCAGCGATATGTTAGAGGTCAATATTGTCATCGAAAAAATTATTCAACACTTATCACCTGTGATCAATTATCAAGACATCAACATCGAGCTAAATGTCAGTATTGGCGTTGCACTGCGACCTAACGACGACATATCTCGGCAGGCGTTGCTCAAAATCGCTGACGAAAACATGTATATGGCCAAAAAAGTGCCCGGTCACAGCTATCAATTTAGCCAGCGATCCACCACAGCATTAAATAACCTTAATCTTGGATAA
- a CDS encoding methyltransferase domain-containing protein gives MSTNAIKPQQWQDLPNGAWLQEAVEDKLACWWPKVFGYHLLSMGPLSASLEKPNLPIGREFSMVEHGGASLIGSYRNLPMQNGVIDAAVCSLLLDFELDPYRVLRETDRVLISGGYLFIIGINPLSPAFIGKLLPKYQEQLPWCGRFFTPARVKDWLGLLGYQVIGDERLVYHHLLSDIYDESIWQHALQAWLPGCGSLYIIVARKLDTPLTPILDKQRVRRPNWSTAPTAGRTGHLGSHANKKEII, from the coding sequence GTGTCCACAAACGCAATTAAACCACAACAATGGCAAGACTTGCCAAATGGAGCCTGGCTTCAAGAGGCGGTGGAAGATAAATTAGCCTGTTGGTGGCCTAAAGTTTTTGGTTACCACCTGCTGAGTATGGGCCCCTTGAGTGCCTCATTGGAAAAGCCAAACCTGCCGATTGGGCGGGAATTCTCCATGGTAGAACATGGAGGCGCCAGTCTTATTGGTAGTTATCGCAATTTGCCCATGCAAAATGGTGTGATAGATGCCGCTGTGTGTAGCCTATTGTTGGACTTTGAACTCGACCCCTATCGAGTACTGCGAGAAACCGACAGAGTGCTTATTTCTGGTGGTTATCTATTTATCATCGGCATCAACCCTCTCAGTCCTGCATTTATCGGTAAGCTACTGCCTAAATATCAAGAACAACTCCCATGGTGCGGGCGGTTTTTTACACCTGCAAGGGTTAAAGATTGGCTGGGGTTATTGGGCTATCAAGTCATTGGAGATGAGCGTTTAGTTTATCATCATCTACTCAGTGATATTTATGATGAGAGTATTTGGCAACATGCATTACAAGCTTGGCTACCGGGCTGTGGCTCTCTTTATATTATCGTTGCTCGTAAATTGGATACACCGCTTACGCCTATCCTTGATAAGCAGCGTGTCCGCAGGCCTAATTGGTCTACTGCTCCGACAGCGGGTCGAACGGGTCACCTAGGATCTCATGCTAATAAAAAAGAGATCATTTAA
- a CDS encoding ABC transporter substrate-binding protein — MKRLSIVLTVVVALGILVINLWPEKSPASVPPTPIRIAMSTTPLSAPLIIAKELALFKHHDVDVELIPYQGGHLCFDAMINGDADLATSSESVVMFNSFKRNNFRLLASFVESDNDLKLLSFGKQRNADGRDFNNKRIGMIKSSASEFFTDSLLIITGQENSSFEKVYMSPQELAPALIAGEVDFISIWEPYGYHLIKDQGSSIYQYPSKGIYNLSFNLISTDTNTKVHFEQHVKILKALAETQQFIAEHPKQAKKIISDYLNIPDAELEWAWNDYIFRLSLNNSLLSMLHTQARWAIASGAVSSPMMPDFRILMDDSALLKAMTN; from the coding sequence ATGAAGCGCTTAAGTATCGTATTGACAGTCGTTGTTGCTTTGGGGATCTTGGTCATCAATTTATGGCCAGAGAAATCACCCGCTTCGGTTCCACCAACGCCAATACGCATAGCGATGTCAACGACCCCCCTTAGCGCCCCACTCATTATTGCCAAAGAGTTAGCCCTGTTTAAACATCATGACGTTGATGTCGAACTTATTCCTTATCAAGGTGGACACCTCTGCTTTGATGCGATGATTAATGGTGATGCGGATTTGGCCACCAGTTCAGAATCCGTGGTCATGTTCAATAGCTTCAAACGCAATAATTTTCGTTTGTTAGCCAGTTTTGTCGAATCTGATAATGATCTTAAATTGCTCAGTTTTGGAAAACAGAGAAACGCCGATGGACGAGATTTTAACAATAAGCGGATTGGTATGATAAAAAGCTCTGCTAGCGAGTTTTTCACTGACTCACTTCTTATTATTACGGGACAAGAAAATAGTTCATTCGAAAAAGTATATATGTCTCCGCAAGAACTTGCTCCCGCCTTAATTGCTGGTGAAGTCGATTTTATATCAATATGGGAGCCCTATGGATATCATCTCATCAAAGATCAAGGCAGCAGCATTTATCAGTATCCCAGTAAAGGAATTTATAACCTGTCTTTTAATTTGATCAGTACTGATACCAACACTAAGGTACACTTTGAACAGCATGTGAAAATTCTAAAAGCGTTAGCAGAGACCCAACAATTTATTGCAGAGCACCCCAAACAGGCCAAAAAGATCATTAGCGACTACCTTAATATTCCAGATGCTGAGCTCGAATGGGCATGGAACGATTACATTTTTAGGCTATCTTTAAACAATTCATTATTATCAATGCTTCATACACAAGCACGCTGGGCAATCGCTAGCGGCGCAGTATCGTCACCAATGATGCCCGATTTTCGAATATTAATGGACGATTCAGCCCTACTTAAGGCCATGACTAATTAG
- a CDS encoding AsmA family protein, which produces MKFIKWSLIVVVSLFILLFAYLTLIFEPNDFKPQIVDAVKKQTGRELQINQDLSWTFFPSIGISLGDITLSNPNGFKNPTMVSVKGIVAEVALLPLFSKEVEISQLNLDGLTVNLDTYKNGRSSFDGLDASQAAKPNTETKTTQKPSSIQLSSLNIGGVAITNTQINMFDELTGKSQSFTLDEFRLGEFSLGQLAEFSYKFSAILPEMQLTSEGKGQLKVSTELDQIAINNFVITNNIEGEAIPNKKMAVSLTTQVQIDNKIKQLGAQLDSLSVDDIKATGNIDVNYASQVPNVMASLNFSDINLDKFLPKSEESKGKSVEVPSKEQPQEPDLSGLNAVNLKLDLTAKSIAANNIKTSNWVMNLALKDGVLDLSKLSTELYQGKLLTSARLDGRKKVASYQFDTSINGVQIRPLLTDAAEVDLLAGSTQFSITGSGKSLIPDNIKKNLLAKGQFEVADGALYGVNIPQMIRDAKAKLAGDLNATSTGEKKTDFTSLTGSFSMSKGIVTNPDLAMASPLIRLGGKGNVNLLSEVLDYALTTSVVGSLEGQGGGERDALYGIEIPFAISGTMSEPKFALDTAALFDAKLKQETDKAKDKLKDQLLKKLGGF; this is translated from the coding sequence ATGAAATTTATTAAATGGTCACTCATTGTTGTTGTTTCGCTGTTTATTTTACTATTTGCCTATCTAACACTCATCTTTGAACCAAATGACTTTAAACCTCAAATAGTCGATGCTGTTAAAAAGCAGACTGGCCGAGAGTTACAGATCAATCAGGATCTCAGCTGGACGTTTTTCCCTTCTATCGGTATTTCACTTGGCGATATAACCCTTTCTAACCCTAATGGCTTTAAAAACCCAACCATGGTTAGCGTTAAAGGCATAGTTGCAGAAGTCGCATTATTGCCGCTGTTTAGTAAAGAGGTTGAGATTTCACAGCTCAATTTAGATGGCTTAACGGTTAACCTAGATACGTACAAAAATGGACGTTCTAGTTTCGATGGTTTAGATGCTAGCCAAGCAGCGAAACCCAATACTGAGACTAAGACAACCCAAAAACCATCTTCAATCCAACTTAGCAGTCTAAATATCGGTGGCGTTGCGATCACCAATACGCAGATTAATATGTTTGATGAGTTGACGGGCAAGAGCCAAAGCTTCACTTTAGATGAATTTCGATTAGGAGAATTTTCTCTCGGTCAATTAGCCGAATTTTCTTATAAATTCAGTGCCATCTTGCCAGAGATGCAACTCACCAGCGAAGGTAAAGGTCAGCTTAAGGTGTCAACTGAGCTCGATCAGATAGCTATTAACAATTTTGTTATTACTAACAATATAGAAGGGGAGGCGATCCCAAACAAAAAGATGGCGGTATCTCTTACGACACAAGTTCAGATCGATAATAAAATTAAGCAACTTGGTGCTCAGCTAGATAGCTTATCTGTCGATGATATTAAGGCGACCGGCAACATAGATGTTAACTATGCTAGCCAAGTTCCTAATGTGATGGCGTCCCTTAATTTTTCTGATATTAACTTAGATAAATTTTTGCCAAAAAGTGAAGAGTCTAAGGGTAAATCTGTAGAGGTGCCGTCTAAGGAGCAGCCACAAGAGCCTGATCTTTCAGGTTTAAATGCGGTCAACCTTAAGCTTGATTTAACGGCTAAGTCGATTGCGGCAAACAATATTAAAACCAGTAATTGGGTGATGAATTTAGCACTTAAAGATGGCGTGTTAGATCTGAGCAAATTATCAACTGAGCTTTATCAAGGTAAGTTGCTCACATCGGCGCGGTTAGATGGTCGTAAGAAGGTGGCTAGCTATCAATTTGACACCAGTATTAATGGCGTTCAAATTCGGCCATTGCTGACCGATGCGGCTGAAGTCGATCTCCTTGCGGGTTCTACGCAGTTTAGTATTACAGGCTCAGGCAAAAGTCTGATCCCAGACAATATTAAGAAAAACTTGCTGGCAAAGGGACAGTTTGAGGTTGCCGATGGCGCCCTTTATGGAGTGAATATTCCGCAGATGATACGCGATGCAAAAGCGAAATTGGCGGGCGATCTCAATGCCACTTCAACTGGTGAAAAGAAGACTGACTTTACCAGCCTTACAGGCAGCTTCTCTATGAGTAAAGGCATTGTCACTAATCCGGATTTGGCAATGGCATCGCCACTAATCCGTTTGGGAGGTAAGGGGAATGTTAACCTGTTATCTGAAGTGTTGGATTACGCCTTGACGACTTCGGTTGTTGGCTCGTTAGAGGGTCAAGGTGGTGGTGAGCGTGATGCTCTTTATGGTATTGAAATTCCCTTTGCCATTTCGGGTACCATGTCTGAACCAAAGTTTGCTTTAGATACTGCCGCGTTATTTGATGCAAAATTAAAACAGGAAACCGATAAAGCGAAAGATAAATTAAAGGATCAACTGCTTAAAAAGTTAGGCGGTTTTTAG
- the msrQ gene encoding protein-methionine-sulfoxide reductase heme-binding subunit MsrQ — translation MFTLTNKHLLPLKCLFHLLALMPIGYLVCAVLNGDAGGDPVQYIIHYTGMGALNTLVAVLLISPIAKRFKLGALMQTRRLVGLYVFAYASLHISAFLSLDLLFEWQLLASEIVKRPYIMVGACAYLLLLLLSITSLNRLKRKMGRRWQTLHNGVYVIAILAPVHFYWSVKSEVIEPSIYILIFASLLLLRVNILRWKNG, via the coding sequence TTGTTTACATTAACAAATAAACATCTTTTGCCACTAAAGTGTCTGTTTCATCTGTTAGCGTTAATGCCAATAGGCTACCTAGTTTGTGCCGTGCTTAATGGCGACGCGGGTGGCGATCCGGTGCAATATATTATTCACTACACAGGGATGGGGGCGTTAAATACTTTAGTTGCAGTGTTATTGATTTCGCCAATAGCTAAACGATTTAAGCTTGGTGCATTAATGCAAACTCGACGTCTAGTTGGGTTATATGTATTTGCCTATGCTTCATTGCATATTAGTGCATTTTTGAGTTTAGACTTATTGTTTGAATGGCAACTTTTAGCGAGTGAAATTGTTAAACGCCCCTACATTATGGTCGGTGCTTGCGCTTATCTGTTACTGCTTTTGTTAAGTATTACTTCGCTTAACCGTCTCAAGCGTAAGATGGGAAGGCGCTGGCAGACGCTACATAATGGGGTTTATGTGATTGCCATATTGGCACCCGTTCACTTTTATTGGTCAGTAAAGTCTGAAGTGATAGAGCCGAGCATCTATATCCTGATATTTGCGTCGCTGTTGTTGCTTCGAGTTAATATTTTACGGTGGAAAAACGGCTGA